In Myotis daubentonii chromosome 6, mMyoDau2.1, whole genome shotgun sequence, a genomic segment contains:
- the CENPW gene encoding centromere protein W isoform X1, which yields MAVAATISQRKRIKRKAPRGFLKRVFKRQKPHLRLEASCDLLVHLNCLLFIRRLAEEARTDACKNKCGIIKDQHVLAAAKVMLKKSRG from the exons ATGGCGGTCGCGGCCACCATCTCTCAGAGGAAGCGGATCAAGCGCAAGGCTCCCCGCGGCTTTCTTAAGCGCGTCTTCAAGCGACAGAAGCCTCACCTTCGTCTGGAGGCCAGTTGCGACTTACTG GTGCATCTGAACTGTTTACTGTTTATTCGTCGACTGGCAGAAGAGGCCAGGACAGATGCTTGTAAGAATAAGTGTGGAATCATTAAAGACCAGCATGTACTGGCTGCAGCAAAG GTAATGCTAAAGAAGAGCAGAGGTTAG
- the CENPW gene encoding centromere protein W isoform X2 → MAVAATISQRKRIKRKAPRGFLKRVFKRQKPHLRLEASCDLLKRPGQMLVRISVESLKTSMYWLQQR, encoded by the exons ATGGCGGTCGCGGCCACCATCTCTCAGAGGAAGCGGATCAAGCGCAAGGCTCCCCGCGGCTTTCTTAAGCGCGTCTTCAAGCGACAGAAGCCTCACCTTCGTCTGGAGGCCAGTTGCGACTTACTG AAGAGGCCAGGACAGATGCTTGTAAGAATAAGTGTGGAATCATTAAAGACCAGCATGTACTGGCTGCAGCAAAGGTAa